The genomic stretch TGTAAAACTCTGCCATAGATGCAAGTTTTTTAGATAACTCTTCATCGTTTTCCGTCTCACCTTTTTCAAAACGAAGGTTTTCAAGAAGCATAACTTCGTGACGAGGCAACTCTGCTGCCATTTTGATCGCATCTTCACCAATAACACTAGGAGCAAGTTCTACATGACGCTTTAAAAGTTGCTGTAATCTACGAGCAACTGGTGCTAAAGAGTATTTTTCAACCACTTCACCTTTTGGGCGTCCAAGGTGAGAAGCAAGAATAACTGCACAATCTTCATCTAAACAATGATTGATAGTTGCAACTGCTGAACGGATACGTCTGTCATCCGTAATATTTCCAAATTCATCCATTGGAACATTAAAGTCACATCTGATAAAAACTTTTTTATCTTTTAAATCTAAATCTTTTAAATGTAATAATTCCATCTACTTCCTTGCCTGTATGATTATTTACTAATGTGGATAGCCATATCGATTAGTCTCATAGAATAACCCCACTCATTATCGTACCAAGCCATAACTTTTACCATATTGCCGCCGATAACTTGTGTAAGGTCTTCTGCAACGATTGAACTGTACTCACATCCTACGAAATCTTGAGAAACTCTCATCTCTTTATCTACTAAGATAAGTCCTTGGTGAGAACTTGCAGCTGCTGCATTAAATGCTGCATTTACTTCCTCTTTTGTAGTCTCTTTTCTTACAACTACGTTTAAGTCAACCATTGAAACATCCGGAGTCGGAACACGAACAGATTGACCGTGAAGTTTTCCTTCAAGTTGTGGAAGAACAAGGCTGATAGCTTTTGCAGCACCTGTAGTTGTCGGGATCATGTTAATAGCACCTGCACGAGCACGACGTTTATCTTTAGAGTGTTTTACATCTAAGATATTTTGATCATTTGTGTATGAATGGATAGTTGTCATAAGACCTTTTTCAATTCCAAATGCATCATCTAAAACTTTTGCCACCGGACCTAAACAGTTTGTTGTACAAGAAGCATTTGATACGATCTTTTGACCATCATATTTATCTTCATTTACACCCATAACAAATGTTGGAGTATTTTTATCTTTTGCTGGAGCTGAGAAAAGTACTTTTTCAACACCGTTATCGATGTGTACTTGCGCACTCTCTTGTGTTAAGAATACACCTGTACACTCTAACACCATATCTGCACCACAATCAGCAAATTTTAGATTTTTTGGATCTCTATCAGAAAAAACTCTGATTTTTTGCCCATCTATACTGATATTTTCTTCATCAACTTGTTCAACTTCACTTTGGAATGTACCGTGAACAGAATCGTTTTTAAGAAGATATAACATCATATCCATACTTGCCATATCATTGATAGCAACAACCTCTACATCATCTCTTTTTGCTGCTATTCTAGCAACACAACGACCGATTCTACCAAATCCATTAATTGCTATTTTAAGTGCCATTTTATATCCTATAAAAATTAAATTCGGTTATTTTATCCAAATTTAGTTATAATTCTAATTAAATGAAAAATATAGCACTTTTTGGCGGCTCTTTTGATCCTCCACATTTAGGTCATATAAAAATAGTAGAGGCGTTAGAGAATTTAGATTTTATAGATAAAATCATAATTATGCCAACATACCTCAATCCGTTTAAATCAAAGTTTGTAGCAGATGCAGCTTTACGATTAGAATGGTTAAAAGATATATTTCAAGATGATCAGAATGTAGAAGTCAGCTCTTTTGAAGTCGATCAGGCTACAAAAGTTCCTACGATACAAACAGTAAAACATCTTCAACAATATTATGATGTTATCTATCTTGTTATAGGCGCTGATAATTTAGCCTCTTTAGAAAAATGGTATAAATTTGATGAACT from Sulfurimonas sp. hsl 1-7 encodes the following:
- the gap gene encoding type I glyceraldehyde-3-phosphate dehydrogenase, with protein sequence MALKIAINGFGRIGRCVARIAAKRDDVEVVAINDMASMDMMLYLLKNDSVHGTFQSEVEQVDEENISIDGQKIRVFSDRDPKNLKFADCGADMVLECTGVFLTQESAQVHIDNGVEKVLFSAPAKDKNTPTFVMGVNEDKYDGQKIVSNASCTTNCLGPVAKVLDDAFGIEKGLMTTIHSYTNDQNILDVKHSKDKRRARAGAINMIPTTTGAAKAISLVLPQLEGKLHGQSVRVPTPDVSMVDLNVVVRKETTKEEVNAAFNAAAASSHQGLILVDKEMRVSQDFVGCEYSSIVAEDLTQVIGGNMVKVMAWYDNEWGYSMRLIDMAIHISK
- the nadD gene encoding nicotinate (nicotinamide) nucleotide adenylyltransferase, which encodes MKNIALFGGSFDPPHLGHIKIVEALENLDFIDKIIIMPTYLNPFKSKFVADAALRLEWLKDIFQDDQNVEVSSFEVDQATKVPTIQTVKHLQQYYDVIYLVIGADNLASLEKWYKFDELKNLVKFIVVTREAVSIPDNYIKIEVDVPVSSTKLRESIDIKYLPPKIAQKIENYYKEHNVK